The sequence ctgtggtgtgcgggttttttcttcttcagttgtggcatgcgggctccagggcacgtgggcactgtagttgtggcgtgggttccagagcgcgtggactctgtagtttgcggcatgtgggctctagttgaggcgcgtgagctcagtagttgtggcatgtgggcttagttgctctgtgccgtgtgggatcttcattccctgaccagggatggaacccgcatcccctccattgtaaggcggattcctaaccactgcaccaccagggaagtccctggaatggCCTCTTATATTAGCTACAACTGGCCCTGGAACTGACCCTCTGGTGTAAAAGCAGGTCATGTTCTTGCAGCTGAAACCCAAACTGAATTCCAAAAACCAGAATCGAGCCAAAGGAAAGCCACTTGGCCAGTCTCCGTCCTCTGGCTGGCTCAGACAGGCCCCTTCCGAATGAGCTAACTCTGGACTGTACTTCATGTTTTTTGACATTTGGGTACAGAATGACTCTTAGCCTGTTCTGTAAGCCTCATAGCCTCGTCCCTGCCCTTTGGCCACTGTAGCTGCCATCAGGTTCAAACTGCTCTCTTAAACATCCATTCACTGCAGCATTTGCCGAATACATTTTGATGGATCCCAGCCCAGAGTATGCACCTCTGTTCAGTGTGATGCAAGAGAAGATCTACATAAGTAAGATAGTAGTTGAGTTCCTGCAGAACAACCCTGACTCAACATACGAAGACCTGATCAATAAGATCGAGGTAAGAGGTTTAGGTTATTCACAATATGGGATTCACACCTATTTATATGAGATGTGCTAGAAAACATGTTCAGAGTCAGCAGAAATTGTTTGTTTGATTTAGATTAGTTTCGCTTAAGCCTAAGGGaaacctctgatttttttttttttttttttccctaaaagacCACTGTTCCTCCTTCTATGCTCAACCTGAATCGATTCACAGAGGATTCTCTCCTTCGACACGCCCAGTTTGTGGTGGAACAAGTAGAGAGTTATGATCGGGCTGGGGACAGTGACGAGCAGCCCATCTTCCTGACCCCCTGCATGAGAGACCTGATCAAGTTGGCCGGGGTCACCTTGGGAAAAAGGTAAGGATGCAGCAGGAATGAGACTGAAGACGTGAGACAGAAGGCAGAGCATCCTGTGCGCTCTTCCCAGCCCGCTAACACCATGGAAACTCTCTCCCAGGCGAGCTGAAAGGCGGCAGACCATCCGGCATCCTGCCAAGGAGAAGGACAGAGGCCCCACCAAAGCCACCACTACGAAGCTGGTCTACCAGATCTTTGACACTTTCTTTGCGGAGCAAATTGAAAAGGATGACAAAGAAGACAAGGAGAACGCCTTTAAACGCCGGCGGTGTGGCGTCTGTGAGGTAACCTTGCCTGCTCCCCTTGTAATCTCTGAGGAactcacttctttctctttctggcttgagATGCTCACTCCTCAAATGTGACCCCTAAAACAGAAGCTAGAAGAAAGAGTTAGTGATCTGGGGGGACTTGCATGTCTTCTGGGACAGCTGTCAAAAGAGGCATGCTCGGGCACTTTGCTGTCAGCGCCACTGTTGTTGCAGAGGAGCCTGGCCTTCTGGGTGCCTTTGCTCTGGCTGTGTCCCATTGTGTCCTCAGGCCCTGGTGTAAGGGCAGAGGGAGTGACTACCCCACAGAGGCGCTGCTTCCTCCAAGTAGGGACATCCACCCAGGAGCCTGCCTTGTCTCATGGCATCAGTTCCCTGGGAAAGTGGGGACTTTGTCCAGCTTAGCTTTGAGGCCTGAAAAGACCTCtcttactgaattttttaatatatatttacttcaCTCTAGAGGAATTAATCCCCCTAATTCTCTGACCCAGGGATCGGGTCTGTTGGGTAGGCCataaagttcatttgggtttttccatccAATCTttcggaaaaacccgaacgaactttttggccaacccagtattttgGTATCTGTTTGACTTAATTTGGATGAAAACTTAAACACAAAAATACAGCAGCTGCCTTCAGAACTGCCCTGCATTCACACTGGCCACTGACTTCAGAGTGTCTCCTTTGTCTTCAGGGGCTGCCCTTAAATAGGGATTTGCATGTCCTCGCCGTTCTTGTTGtggttttactttatttcatctaGTGCATATGTAtccaagctttaaaaaaaattttaaggaaagtaTACGTAAACTGGAATCTTTCACAGCTgttatgtgtgtttgtttctttttcaaattgtattCATGCATATTTTTAGTTGAATTCTCACAGTACCCCGGTAGGTGAGTCAGATATCTCCCAGAGACAGCGTTAACATGACATATTCAAAGACGTCCAGAAGCCAGGAGTAGAAGTGAGCTGGAACACTCCTTACCGTGGTGCCCCCAATTCCGTGACTAATCTGTGTCTGACACGTGACCTTCTGTATGTCCGCGGGAGCTGTTTGGAGGTCACACTAGTTAACACTTTAACTTTtccataatatttcattgtgacTCTTCCAGCTTATCCCTCAGGGATGGACAACTTGATATTCTAACGAGGCTTCCTGTGACTCTTCTCTActtagaagcagaattgctggggtGTAGGTCATGTACTTAACTCTGATCTAGAACAGTGTTCTCCAGAGTGGGGTTACCAAATTATCCTTTGAGCAGTGCGTGTTCTCGTTTCCCCACACCTGTCCCAGCACCATGTGTCAGGCTTAACCTATGCAAACCTCGTATCTTGTTCCTAACTCTTACTTCCCTTCTAATGAGGTtaaatttacagtttttaaattcaCCAAAAACTGGTTACCAGCTATTAATAATGACTGTTTGATTACTTTTTCAATGTGTTTTAGATTTGTCAACAGCCTGAGTGTGGAAAGTGTAAAGCCTGTAAGGATATGGTTAAATTTGGTGGCAGCGGAAGGAGCAAACAGGCTTGCCAAAAGAGGAGGTAGGTTTGGCCAACGCTTGTTCTTGAAATGGAGGAAAATGCCAGCTGATGGCAAATAGGCTTTGTGTGGGACAGCTGGGTTGACAGGTACAGGGCAGGCAGGGTCCCTTTGTCTAGCACTGTCACCAGGCCTGTCCCCGATTTCTAAGTAAAACACCTTCagttggttttacttttttttctttttttattgcctgCACcgagaggcttgtgggatcttagttccccgaccagggattgaacccgggccccagcagtgagagcacagagtcctaaccagtggttTTACTTTTAAAGAGGACCTTGCTTATAATAACTGACTTTGTAGGTGTCCCAACATGGCCATGAAGGAGGCAGATGATGATGAAGAAGTGGATGACAATATTCCAGAGATGCCATCACCCAAAAAGATGCatcaggggaagaaaaagaagcagaacaAGGATCGGATCTTTTGGGTTGGAGAAGCTGTCAAGGTAATCCACGAGCAGGCTCTCAGTCATTTTAGCGCTGCCCTTCTGAGAAGCCGGTTGTCTCGTATCTCGCTGCCAGACGTCTTAAGCAGCCTGAGCCCTGCAGCTGAGAAACCTGCCCGTTTGTCCCTGCCCATTTGTCCTGTTAGCGGAGCAGAGCTGACTGAGAGGCCGAGGCCTGTGGTCAAGCACCTGAAATGCATTTTTTTGCTTGTACGCCCAAGGACTCAGTTTTCCTCACACTCCAAAATGggctttttaaaactatatatatttatttatttaatttatttatttttggctgcgttgggtcttcatttctgtgcgtgggctttgtctagttgcggcgagggggggctactcttcgttgtggtacacaggcttctcattgtggtggcttctctttgttgcggagcacgggctataggcgcatgggctccagtagttgtggcacgcaggctcagtagtcgtggctctcgggctctagagcacagactcagtagtcgtggtgcacgggcctagttgctccacggcatgtgggatcttcctggaccagcgctcgaacccatgtcccttgcgttggcaggaggattcttaaccaccacgccaccagggaagtccccaaaatggGCATTTGATACAGTTCTTGGGGTGTCAGGCTGGTTCCCCTTCCAAGCTTGTTTTGAAGAGAGCCTTCACAGTCCTCTCTGGCCTAGGAGTAGGTGTTTGGGGGCACTAGCAGACCGTCTCCCGGGGGTTCTGTGGTTACCTGCCTGTCTAAGGGTCAAATCCTTTACCAAAACTGGAGAGTGAATGTCATCTCAGTGTTGTTCTCTCGATGTCCATAAGGCAAAGATGGTCAGTTTCCTCAACAAGCATGAGGCCTACCCTGCTGGATGCTGCTCTAGGCCTAGGCATAACTAAGCCCCTGCCTGTGACACATGTACTGTcaggagggcagggggcaggaagGGTGCTGGGGCCACGGAGGCTTCTTGGTGGGGCAACATCTGAGCTGAAACCAAAAGGTTGGGGAGTAGCCAGCGCATGAAGGTCTGGGGAGGAACCAGAGCacaggccctgaggtgggaccaGCTTTCCTtgtgggagagaaagaaggaggtcCGTGTGGCTAAGGGAGGTGTGAGGAGTGGGGTACGGTGCTATTACAATTGAATGCTAGAATCCCATTTGCTGCTGACACAAGAGGGCAGAGGTGGTGATAGAGGGATGTGAGCGGCCTTTGCTGCAGGCTTCCAGCCAAAGAAGTTGGGTGTTCTCTATAGTAGCCAGGCTGGTAGAGCTCACGGCTTCTTGGAGAAATTGTTATGAGTGATAATTTCCTATAAAGTAACAGGAACTCGCAGGTCAAGCCTAGCACGGACCTTCAAACCCATCCTCACCTGAAATTAAGCTCTTGTTTTCAGACCGATGGGAAGAAGAGTTACTATAAGAAGGTATGCATCGACTCGGAAACCCTGGAAGTGGGGGACTGTGTTTCTGTTATTCCAGATGATTCTTCAAAACCACTGTATTTAGCAAGGTTTGTGTCCTTCCCTCTGCTTGACTTCAGCCCACACTTTCTGTTGAGTAAGTAGGAGGTTCCTATTTTGTAAGAATAGCAGCAGCTCTTTGCCCTATACTAAAACCAAAAAATACATGTCCCCCAAGGAGACTCGGTCCAGATCTGCCGGTCAAGTTAGAACTTCCTTCCCGCCCCCTCTTCCGGCTCCAGGGTCACGGCGCTGTGGGAGGACAGCAGCAACGGGCAGATGTTTCATGCCCACTGGTTCTGTGCTGGGACGGACACAGTCCTCGGGGCCACGTCGGACCCCCTGGAGCTGTTCCTGGTAGACGAATGTGAGGACATGCAGCTTTCATACATTCACAGCAAAGTGCAGGTCGTCTATAAAGCCCCGTCGGAAAACTGGGCCTTGGAGGTGAGTGCCTGGCGCCCCTCGTGTGCCCCTCCTCAATGCGTGGGGTCATCATGGCTGACGGCAGTCTTGTCCCTAGGGAGGCGTGGACCCTGAGGCCCTGATGTCGGAGGGTGACGGAAAGACCTATTTCTACCAGCTTTGGTATGACCAAGACTACGCAAGATTTGAGTCCCCTCCAAAAACTCAGCCAGTGGAGGACAACAAGTACAAGTGAGTGCCGCGACTGCGCTCCTGGGCCGCTCTGGTGGTGCTCGTGGACGCCATGCGTCTGCATGAAGCCCTCGAGCTTTTCCCGTGCTTCTCTCTGCTGGGTTTGCTTTCCCCACGTCTTCTGATCGTCTTCCTCACCAACCAAAGAGCAGCCTGACTGGGTTGCAGTGGCTGTAAGTGTGTGGACAGCCCGGTGGGGAGAAGCTGTCCCATCCAGGGACAGGATGTGTCTTTCTGGGTTCCTCAGTGTCTGTACCACAGATCTTGTGTCTTTTCTCGTAAGTGAGATCTTTGATTCCATTTTATTGGAACTGGTGGGGGAATGCTTTTAGGGAAGCTTTTGCTTCTTATAAAGTGTTCAGTGCCCCACGTCTTCCTTTCTAACCTTGGTACCTCACTTGTTTTAACTAAAAGTGGCAGCCGGCACCTCCAGAGCGAGTGGTGTGTGACAGTAAGGCTGACAGGGCTGAGGCTAGGAGGGCTCGCTGCGATGCCTCTGGTGTTTCTCCAGTCAACCTGGAGCTGCCTTTTGGCTTGATCTGTTTTTAAGGCAATCTCTAATTCTCCTTTTAAGGGTTTATTAATCAGAAATAATGTTGCATTTTACCAAATACCTCTTCAGCCTTTAGAGGTAATAGCGTTTTGAGTTCCTGTCTTTACCACTGTCTGCATTATCGCTCGTGGTGGATTCTTGACCATATTCTAGACTGTTTGTTAATGTCTTAGGATCGACTACTCAAAAGTGGGGTTGGCTTGTCATTTTCCTATTgtgtgtatctctgggctttggtcCCAAATAAGTGCTTTCAAAGTGTGAACATAAAAGTGCAGGAAAGCCAGTTCCTCCTAACATCTGTAAATCCTTCCTCTTGGTCACCAGAGTCTGGATTAAGCCAGTGGCAGCTGCTTGTAGTCACTACCAGTCACTTAAGGGCCTTTGGTTTCTGTCCTTCACTCCTTCAGGTTCTGTGCAAGCTGTGCACGTCTGGCTGAAATGAGGCAGAAGGAAATTCCCAGGGTCATGGAGCAGCTCGAGGACCTGGATGGCCGGGTCCTCTACAGCTTAGCCACCAAGAACGGCATCCAGTATCGAGTGGGCGATGGCGTGTACCTCCCCCCCGAGGCCTTCACCTTCAAGTGAGTGCCCCTGGCTGCAGTCAGGGCCAGGAGCTCTGGGTCAGTACAGAGCTGGCTCCACAATGTCCCCCACCCCGCAGCCCAGTACCTGCTGCTGCCGAGCTGTCACAGTGTCATCTGCGGTGAGCAGACGTTATCCAGCCTTCCAGTGCAGAGCGACTATAATTCTGTGGCAGTGAAGCTGTctgtgaaagaagtcagacagagagccCGCTGGCTAAGGGAGAGCTTTAGGGTCAGTGGTGGGTTCCTGCCCAGCTGGTCATGGCAGAGAGCCCCTCCCAGTTCCCATCTATCAAGTGGGGAGAGGAGTGCCTTGCCTGCCAGGCCCCTAAGGAATAAGTGAGTTAAAAGAAAGTTGCTTATTAGCACAGCGCCTGGCCTAAAGTAAAGGCTGACTGTGAGTTGCTTGTTGGTAAATGGGAATTGCACCAAAAGacttgcgggacttccctggtggcgcactgattaagaatccacctgccaatataggggacacgggtttgatccctggtccgggaagatcccacatgctgcggagcaaccaagcccgcacgccacaactactgagcctgtgctccgcaacaagagaagccaccacaatgagaagcccgcgcaccgcagcgaagagtagcccccgctcgccacaactagagaaagcccacacagcaacgaagacccaacacagccaaaaataaataaaatttaaaaaaaagacttccacATCAGAGGATTGACGCTCTTCAGGGAAAAATCAAAGCCACAGATATTGTCCACACTTGATCCATTCCTTGTTCGTTCTAAGAACTAGTGCGTGGTTGGATTTACAACCACCATTTTCTGAGCTTAGTCAGCTCAGTTTCCCGACTTGCAATTCCATTTTCCTCGAGTCCTAATTGGAGCCCAGTCCCCAACCTCCATTCAGTCACCGTACATTACAAAACATCGGTCCTTCCAGGCCCGCACAGTGAGTGTGCATCACGCCCTTTAGCTCCAGTTTTTGGCCTCGAAGGGGAGGACTCCCTGTAGTGCTGTCTACCAGATGCTCCTGGCACAGCTGAAGTGAGAGCACAGGTGTTCAGAGACACCTCTGGAGCCCGTCAGACTTCAGGGGGTCTGATGGGAAAGCACAGCAGCTGCCTCCCTGAGCTGCAGTCTTCAGAGTTTGCAGCCCTGCGGTCTTGGCAGCCTGGCATCTCATTTGCTGGCCTGAGTTAGCCAGTACGCGGTCAGGCCAAATTCGGCTTGCCCAGACCACGAGTCTTCTCCCCATGCCTCTCCCGCATTGCCTCTGGGTCGATGCCTCAGTCAGAGTGTAGGCTATGCCGTGGTAACAACTCTAAAATCACAGAAGTTTACTTCTTGCCTGTACTGTGTGGCCATTGTGGTTCAGGGGACTCGGACTGTTGTGTCACTCAGGGCCCTGGGCTGACGGAGCCCTGCCTTCTCAGGAGTCGGCAGTCAGAGGCGAGGGGAAGCACGCTGGAGGCTCTCCTGGCGCTCAGAGCTCCCGCTCCAAGTGCTTGTGCGTCCCTGCTGCGCACACCTGTAGAGCTGAACGAGCCACACGCCTGCCCTGAGGCTGGGAGCGGGGAGAACCTGAACAGCCTTATCAACTATCCCCAGAGCACAGATGGAGAGTACCCATTTTAAAGTGTGGGTGAGATTTAGTCTCTAAATCTGGTCTAAGGGTACGTAGCTGCATTAGTTTAAAGTGTTTGAATTTAAGTGGTTATCGTCACTGATCAGTCATGCTGAGACTGCTTTTTAAGGCTTCATGTTCAGTCACTCATAACAGTTGCTTCTCTGCAGCATTAAGCTGTCCAGTCCTGTGAAACGCCCACGGAAGGAGCCTGTGGATGAAGCTCTGTATCCAGAACACTACCGGAAATACTCTGACTACATCAAAGGCAGCAACCTAGATGCCCCTGAGCCGTACCGTATTGGCCGCATCAAAGAGATCTTCTGCAGCAAGAAGAGCAACGGCAGGCCCAACGAGACGGATATCAAGATCAGAGTCAACAAGTTTTACAGGTCGGTGAAGCCTTTGCCCTTCGGGGGGCTCTGCCTGAGGCGGGGTGGTAACCGCACACACACAGTGGTGGTCTAAGAGTTGGGTGGAGGTATCTGTTCTTCCAAGTGTTTCTGATTACCTGGAGGGTACCGAGGATGACTACAGCTACATATCACAGCCCTCGCTTTCTCTCTTAAAGCTGCACAGCTTTGTCCAAAAGAAATCTGTGAGCAGAAGTCCAGAGTGTGACAAAGATAGGCGTGGAATGTCCTGGGCTTTGCCTGAGGCGCCCTCAGAACCCTGAGTTCTGTCCGCGTGTCCTGTCTCTGAACACTGTCCGTGTTCCgcccccctccccattccccatCCCCCTGTTCTTCTCTTCCCTGCTCTGGGGTTTCTCTCTGTCCAATGTCTTGGCTTCACTCAGTCTTTTTCTGGGATCCTAATAATGGTTAGGAGATAACCTGAAACTAATCCATACAGATAGGTCTAAAGTTGCTCCATGTCTTAGCTAATGTACGTGGAAGAGTTTTTGAGGTCTTTGCAATAATCAGTTGAGTAATGAGAAAGAACAAGGAATCTGGCTGTTATAGGCGAATGAAGGCAGCTCTAGACATGCTTTCTAACAGGAGACCAGCAGCTGGTCTTAACACAGGACAAGTTTTTTTGGGCTACACTGGGGGCataaagagcaagcaaaccatTAGTTGAGTTCATGGCAAGGAACCCCACTTAGTCTGTGGTTAGTGCCAACTCAGGGGGTCAGTAATCAAGGTGACTTGCTGGGGATGGGGAATGGTCTTTACCCACCGATCATCTGAGCATTGTCAGGAATGTGCCGTTTAATTGCCTGTCAGCTCGAGGCAAAAGAACTAACAAAGACCCTGGCACTCGCAGGCCGGAGAACACGCACAAGTCCACCCCGGCGAGTTACCACGCAGACATCAACCTGCTTTATTGGAGCGACGAGGAGGCTGTGGTGGACTTCAAGGCCGTGCAGGGCCGCTGCACCGTGGAGTACGGGGAGGACCTGCCTGAGTGCCTCCAGGACTTCTCCGCTGGTGGCCCCGACCGCTTCTACTTCCTTGAGGTGGGGCCCTGGGCTTACTGGAGGGAGGGCCTTGGGGTCAGACACAGCCCCCGAGAAAGCAGTTTATCCAGAGTACAAATCTGTGACATTCAAGTTGTTCTGGAATTTGACACTTTgggcttaaaacaaaacagaatgtcACATTTGAGTGTCCTAAGGCAATAGCAATTTTTGAAGACTGTTAAGTGGCCTCTGCTGGCCTGGCCAGTGCCTGTGAGTTAGGGGAAAGTTCCTCTAGCCCTGGGagatgcagccctgcccccagTGCCTTCAGCCAGGGTTCCGTGTCCAGGCCGGGGCCATACAGCCGAGCCTGTGCCTGGTTATTGAGAGTAGAGCCAGCAGTTTGTTGATTAAGCTAATCACTCTTAAATTGTTTGAGCATGGCTTTTCTGTGATAGGCATGTATCGTTCTAAGATAACCCATGTTTCCCCCAGGTTCCAGTGTGTACAGTCTAACTGTAACACTTGCCTGTTTTTAGAATGAGTAGTCCAGGTACTTGAAATAGCAAGAATTTCGGCcatataaaatgtgtgtgttaGTAGAATTTTCCTCTCATCTCTAATGTAATAAAACTCAAAGCACTTTTTGCTTATGGCCATGTTTAGGGAGAAATTAAGTAGATCTTATCAAATTAACTTAAATCGTATTTGTTAGAGAGGGGACTGGTGTTTCTCTTCCAGACTGTTGTGGTTCTTTCCTTCTCAGGCCTATAATGCCAAgagcaaaagctttgaagatCCTCCAAACCATGCCCGTAGCCCTGGaaataaagggaaagggaagggaaaaggtaTGTCGTTACTCCACGGGCTTCTTTTCAAGTCCGTCTCCCATAACTCGATTCTCGTGAATCAGTCAGTATAAAAGAGCAGCCTCTGACGTTACCTCGCTCTGCTGCCGTCAACTCAAAACGAGGCCGTCTCTGAATCACCAGGGTGTTTGAAGAGAGCACGCTAGGGCCCTGATCTGACTTGGGGCCTGTCTCCCACAGGGAAAAGCAGGACAAAGTCGCAAAGCTCTGAGCCGAGCGAGCAGGAGACGGAAATCAAGCTGCCGAAGCTGCGGACCCTGGATGTGTTTTCTGGCTGTGGGGGTTTGTCGGAAGGGTTCCACCAAGCAGGTAGGCTCTGGGTTTCTCTCCGCACAGCTGCAAAAACCGGACCGGGCGTGTTCTGCCTGGAAGACCTTCCTGGCTCTGGTCACAGTTCTGACTAAAGAGTCTCATATGCTACAGGGTTCGCAGCTCATCTTTGTCCTTGTGTCCCCCAGGCATTTCAGAAACGCTGTGGGCCATCGAGATGTGGGACCCCGCGGCCCAGGCGTTCCGGCTGAACAATTCCGGGTCCACGGTATTCACAGAGGACTGCAACGTCCTGCTGAAGCTGGTCATGGCCGGGGAGGTGACCAACTCCCGCGGCCAGAAGCTGCCGCAGAAGGGAGACGTGGAGATGCTGTGTGGCGGGCCTCCTTGCCAAGGCTTTAGCGGCATGAACCGCTTCAACTCTCGAACGTACTCTAAGTTCAAGAACTCCCTGGTGGTCTCCTTCCTCAGGTAAACAGGCTAGAATTCCCTCTGCGTTCGGTGCTGCCCCAGGGTGACTAGACGGCTGGTCCCGGGGCTGCGCCGCAGGAGTGCCAGGGCCGAGCAGTAACTGCTTTAGCCTTCGCACCTGCTGAAGGCGGAGTGCTGAGTGAGACGCCGGTCTTTGCCTTCAGGAAGTTCACGGCTGCCCCTCCGCTAGGGAGAGACCTTGAGAGTTGGCAGGTGCGTCTTGACAAACGTCAAGCATTTGGGAGTGGCTTCTGGCAGAGTAGGTCTCCTCCTCTCTCGTCTCTCCCGCCTCCACAGCTACTGCGACTACTACCGGCCCAGGTACTTCCTCCTGGAGAATGTCAGGAACTTCGTCTCCTTCAAGCGCTCCATGGTCCTGAAGCTCACGCTCCGCTGCCTGGTCCGCATGGGCTACCAGTGCACCTTCGGCGTGTTGCAGGTGGGCCCCCCGGGCAGGGGCAGAGCGGGCAGACGTGTGTGGCCGGAGAAAGGGCTGAGCAGTCCCTGGACAGCGGCAAGCTGTCTCAAAGGGAAAGTAGATCTGAGAGGGGCCACAGTGTGGTGACGTGCAGCGCGGGCGAGGGCTGGGGAGGCGGCTGCCGGGCCCCTCCCATCCAGCTTCCGTAGTGTCTCGGCCTCACTGACCAACCTTGTTGGCAGCCGTGTTCTTTCCCTTGTGACCGTGGGCTGCCAGGCAGGTGGCATGGCTCCTGGTGTCTCCTCTGGCCGCTCTTCTCCCCAagtgctccttcatgtgctgtttAAAGAGCTGGCTGGGATCGCCAGCAGGGTTCACTCCCATCTTCTCCAGGGGCTACCGACCACCTCCTGGGATCTTTCGTCCTCTTCTCCGGTCCCACCTCCTGTTAGGCATGAGCCCGTGGGTTAACTAGGGGCTCTCTGGGTGAGCTCCACACCAGCCAGACGCCCCAGAAAGTCAGGTGCTGCGGACCCCAGCCCTTCGCCCAGCTGCTCGGAGGTGCCCACTGACCATGTGTGTGTCTGGCCCTCTCCCACGCAGGCTGGTCAGTACGGCGTGGCCCAGACGCGGAGGCGGGCCATCATCCTGGCCGCGGCCCCCGGAGAGCAGCTCCCTCTGTTCCCGGAGCCGCTGCACGTGTTTGCGCCCCGGGCCTGCCAGCTGAGTGTCGTAGTCGACGACAAGAAGTTTGTCAGCAACATCACCAGGTAGGAGCACCCCCGGCCAGCCCGCTGTCCTGGCGCTTGTGAGCCTTCCCCGGCGAGGCCTGGTGCGGGTGGACCTCTGTGAAGAGGCCCGAGCCGAGGAGACAGTGTTAGCGAGGGCAGACAGCGCCGCGTCCGGCCTGCCCTGCGAGCGCTCTGCCACCTCTGCTCTCGTTCTGACCCCGAGCGCCCTGTGTCCGGGGCAGTGGCCAGAAGCCTGGCCGCAGTCACGGGCAGAGCCCACGCTATAGCCTGTCCCCTTTTCCGATGGGGTCTGAGAAGAATGCTGCCCCTGTGACCTCGGGCGGCCCTTTGACCCCGAGCGGTCCTTTGACCCCGAGCCGGGTTGCCTTCTCTGGAGAAGACGGTGCCAGCAGTCGGGGGATGGCAATTGTGACTCACACACATGATAGCTGTGTGTGTCCCCAGAGGTGCCACAGTCTGTGCTCTGTTGCAGGTTGAGCTCGGGTCCGTTCCGAACCATCACCGTGCGGGACACGATGTCCGACCTTCCCGAGATTCGGAACGGAGCTTCGGCGCAGGAGATCTCGTACAACGGGGAGCCTCAGTCCTGGTTCCAGAGGCAGCTCCGGGGCTCGCAGTACCAGCCCATCCTCAGGGACCACATCTGTAAGGTAACGTCACCTCCATAGAGCAGGGCCTCCTCCCAGCGGCCTCCCAGGAACAGCTCTGTGGTTGGAGCCCAGCCAGGGCTTGTGGGGGAAGCGGGGTCTGGTCTCGGCCCCCTTCCAGCTCCTTCTGCTCTTGGCCCCTAACCCAAAATCCGCTACCTCAGCCGGCCCCCAGCCTCACATCTCActgcctcctgcttctccttgcaccccacccccgccccagtaCATGGTCCTGGAAAGTGTCAATCAGAGCTTATACTCTGCCTAGAATCGGGCTAGAATGGTGTGTCTGGCCATCGTCTCCTATGACTGGTCTTGTCTCTCAGCACCGCTGTTCTCTGGGTATCTCCCAAACGCACCAAACCCCAGCTCTCCCCGCCGCCGGCTCCTCCTGTCCTGCAGGGCTCAGCTCCGACGTCACCTCCTCAGTAGCCCCGCGCTTGCCCGAAGCCGTCCCTTCACCCGTTCCCCCGTCGTTCACATCCCTGCTCTGGTGTCTTCATGGCACGTGTGTAACCCCCAGGTTGTCGATTGGGGTCACTGCTTGTCTCCCACAGTGGGATACAAGCCCCTTGGGGTCCTGGTCACCGTGGTATGCCCAGTGCCCAGTACTGTGGCGCCCAGCCCACTGCATGTGGT comes from Tursiops truncatus isolate mTurTru1 chromosome 3, mTurTru1.mat.Y, whole genome shotgun sequence and encodes:
- the DNMT1 gene encoding DNA (cytosine-5)-methyltransferase 1 isoform X5, with protein sequence MPARTAPARVPALASRAFSLPDDVRRRLKDLERDSLTEKECVKEKLNLLHEFLQTEIKNQLCDLETKLHKEELSEEGYLAKVKSLLNKDLSLENGAHAFSREVNGCLENGSQTSGEEHRVEIAEKKKSPKPVSKLCMPRRSKSDAETKSAEVSSSPRITRQTTRQTTITSHFTRGPAKRKPEEDAEKAKSDDSVDEEEKDQEEKRRRVTSRERVAGLLPAEEPGRVRPGTHVEEEERDDKVKPGHLQEEKRLRSQTKELTPKQKSKEEPDRDARPGGAQAEMNEGEDKDEKRHRSQPKDLASKRRPEEKEPEGVKPQVSDEKDEDEKEEKRRRTTCKEPTEKKMARTKMAVVSSKTDPLKCIECGQYLDDPELRYEQHLPDAVEEIQLLTNERLSIFDANESGFESYEDFPQHKLTCFSVYCKRGHLCPIDTGLIEKDVELLFSGSAKPIYEDDPSPEGGVNGKNLGPINEWWIAGFDGGEKALLGFSTSFAEYILMDPSPEYAPLFSVMQEKIYISKIVVEFLQNNPDSTYEDLINKIETTVPPSMLNLNRFTEDSLLRHAQFVVEQVESYDRAGDSDEQPIFLTPCMRDLIKLAGVTLGKRRAERRQTIRHPAKEKDRGPTKATTTKLVYQIFDTFFAEQIEKDDKEDKENAFKRRRCGVCEICQQPECGKCKACKDMVKFGGSGRSKQACQKRRCPNMAMKEADDDEEVDDNIPEMPSPKKMHQGKKKKQNKDRIFWVGEAVKTDGKKSYYKKVCIDSETLEVGDCVSVIPDDSSKPLYLARVTALWEDSSNGQMFHAHWFCAGTDTVLGATSDPLELFLVDECEDMQLSYIHSKVQVVYKAPSENWALEGGVDPEALMSEGDGKTYFYQLWYDQDYARFESPPKTQPVEDNKYKFCASCARLAEMRQKEIPRVMEQLEDLDGRVLYSLATKNGIQYRVGDGVYLPPEAFTFNIKLSSPVKRPRKEPVDEALYPEHYRKYSDYIKGSNLDAPEPYRIGRIKEIFCSKKSNGRPNETDIKIRVNKFYRPENTHKSTPASYHADINLLYWSDEEAVVDFKAVQGRCTVEYGEDLPECLQDFSAGGPDRFYFLEAYNAKSKSFEDPPNHARSPGNKGKGKGKGKSRTKSQSSEPSEQETEIKLPKLRTLDVFSGCGGLSEGFHQAGISETLWAIEMWDPAAQAFRLNNSGSTVFTEDCNVLLKLVMAGEVTNSRGQKLPQKGDVEMLCGGPPCQGFSGMNRFNSRTYSKFKNSLVVSFLSYCDYYRPRYFLLENVRNFVSFKRSMVLKLTLRCLVRMGYQCTFGVLQAGQYGVAQTRRRAIILAAAPGEQLPLFPEPLHVFAPRACQLSVVVDDKKFVSNITRLSSGPFRTITVRDTMSDLPEIRNGASAQEISYNGEPQSWFQRQLRGSQYQPILRDHICKDMSALVAARMRHIPLAPGSDWRDLPNIEVRLSDGTLARKLRYNYHDKKNGCSSAGALRGVCSCVEGKACDPAARQFNTLIPWCLPHTGNRHNHWAGLYGRLEWDGFFSTTVTNPEPMGKQGRVLHPEQHRVVSVRECARSQGFPDTYRLFGNILDKHRQVGNAVPPPLAKAIGLEIKRCMMVRARESTSGMLKSRRRLLRTSSALQSPLFLAPEIPNVH